The following nucleotide sequence is from uncultured Draconibacterium sp..
AGCAACCTCTTCTGCCGATGGTAGTTTGGAGTCATCAATATCAATAACATCAGCGTACGGGCCGCAAAGTTCTTCTTTCCGATCCAGTGCTTCAGTGTAAATTTCTTTGGCAGCAGCTAATCCTTCGTCGCCCGAGATAGCTAAACCAATCACTTCTTCCAACCAGGTTGTTCCGGCTGTTTTTACGTGAATTCCCTTATCATACTTTTTAATAATATCGGCCATTATCGGGTAAATCGTAAATTTATCAGACCCTGAGTGAACGCTAAGTTTCAGATCGTGCGGTAATCCAAATTCTTTTACCGCATAATCAATTACCAACACGTCCTGCTCAAACTCTTTGGCAAACTGCTCCACATCGCCTACATAATCAACACCTTTGTTAAAACGGCCGGTGAATTTTGGAGCAATAGTTTGTGCCGGAATATTTTCGTTGGCAATCATTTTTAAAATAAAAAACATGTCCACCGGAGTTTGCGGAGCCTCAACTTCGTCCATCGATACTTCGGTAACAAAGTTGCCTTTTCCTTTTACCGCCTCAATGTGTCGGTAAATTTTTCCTGCTTCTTTAACTGCTGCCAGGTATTTTGAAGCTACCTCTTCCAGTAACTCTTTGGTTACTTGAATTGATTCCTCAATACCCGGAATAGTTACCTCGTCTCCAAGCAATTTGCAGGTTTCTTTAAAAGCCGCCACATCTTCAACCGATGCCTCGGTACCAATATACATGGCCACGTCGAGCGTAAAAAAGTTACTTGGTTCGATAAAACGGTCTACATTCCCCAAATTTATATGATCGGCATCAACATAATAGGAATTTTCCCAGGCCAATGCCTTTACTGCCGCATCGGCTTCAATTCGTGTGCCCGATGGCTCGGAATGCACAATGTCGTGTTCGCGGTTTGATTTATTCCAAACCGGTGTTACGGCAATACCTTTTTTATTCGCTTTAATTAAGGCACGGAGTTGTGCCTCTCCTTCGTGGTTGAAGCGGTCGCCCACTCCAAAACTATATTTTCCCAATTGCATGATACAAGTCTAGTATTTATTTTTCTAAAATTGATTTCCGTGTACGTGCACGAAAGTAGAATTATATTTTAAATCTCACAAATATTTGATGTTTTTTAAAATCATTCCACGCTAGTTCCACCATTTCATATATCACTATATTTTAATTACTTAAATACTTTTTCACCAATTATATCCGCTTCGGATATTTCCAAAACCGTGTACATTTTATTACCCGATGAGAATATTCTGAAAATAATGGCCTATTTATACCATCAAAAAAATATATTTACCAATACAGTTTTACTATTAAGCCAATATTCTAATTCATAGAAATTAAATACAAAAACGATAATGAAACGACTAACTATTATTCTTGCAGCGATGCTGATCAGTCTGGGGATTTTTGCCCAACCTGCCGACATCATTCCAAAGCCGGTCTCGGTGATAAAAAAAGAGGGAACTTTTGAATTTACAGAAAACACCAAAGTTCTTTTTAACGCCTCCAACCAAACTGAAAAGGAGTTTGCTAGTCTGGCAAAGGACCTTTTTAAAAGCGCAACCGGCACCACACCCGAATTTGTTGCGCCAACAGCACAGAAAGAGGGGAACATTCTTATCCAACTCAACAATCCGCTCGATACAAAAATCGGCAACGAAGGTTATACTCTTTCTATTCAAAACGACCGTGTATTTCTGAATGCCAATACAACTGCCGGTTTATTTTATGGTATGCAAAGTATCTGGCAGCTGTTAACTGCAAACAATGGCACTGCCCTGCCCTGCATGGATATAACCGATTATCCGCGGTTTGGCTGGCGAGGTTTGCATCTTGATGTGTCGAGGCACTTTATGTCTGTTGAGTTTATTTACAAATACATCGACTACATCGCACTGCACAAAATGAATGTGTTTCACTGGCATTTGGTTGATGATCAGGGCTGGCGAATTGAAATTAAAAAATACCCAAAACTGACAGAAGTTGGTGCCTGGCGAGCCGACCGTGAAGATTTGGACTGGAACTCGCGTAAAGAACCGGTTAAAGATAACGAACCAAAACATGGCGGCTTCTATTCGCAGGAAGATGTGAAAGCCATTGTTGAATACGCCCGAAAAAAACATGTAACGGTAATTCCTGAAATTGAAATGCCCGCACACGTTATGTCGGCATTGGCTGCTTATCCCGAGTTTTCGTGTACCGGGGAATACAAACCGGTTCCCCCGGGTGGCGTTTGGCCCATCACCCATATTTTCTGTGCCGGAAAAGAAGAAACGTTTAACTTTCTGGAAGATGTACTATCTGAAGTTATGGAACTTTTCCCGTCAACATACATTCATATTGGCGGCGATGAAGCCACTAAAACTGAATGGGAAAAATGTGAGCTCTGCCAAAAACGCATGAGCGATGAAGGCTTAAAAGATGAGCATGAATTGCAAGCATACTTTATTAAGCGAATCGAGAAGTTTCTCAATAAAAACGGCCGCCATTTGATTGGCTGGGACGAAATTCTGGAAGGCGGATTGGATCCAACAGCAACAATTATGTCGTGGCGTGGTGCCGATCCCGGAATAAAGGCAGCAAAAGCCGGTCACGATGTGGTAATGTCGCCAACTTCGCACTGTTACTTTGATTATTACCAGGGCGACCCATCACTGGAGCCAAAAGCTTTTGGTGGGAATATCACTTTGAAAAAAGTATACAACTTCGAACCTGTTCCTGCAGAATTGAGTGCCGAAGAAGCCAAACATATTATTGGTGCACAGGCCAACATCTGGACCGAATATATGCCCAACGGCCGCCATGTGGAATACATGATCATGCCACGAATGAGTGCACTTTCGGAAGTGTTGTGGTCGCCAAAAGATGCGAAAGACTGGGGCGATTTCTCAAAAAGAATGGAAAGCCAGTACAAACGTTTCGATAAGCTGGGCGTTAATTATGCTACCAGTGCTTTCCAGGTTTCGGCAATGCCGGAACTCGATCCGGAACACAAGGCTATAAAAGTTTCACTGAGTACCGATGCCTGGGAGCCGGATATTTATTACACTTCCGACGGATCGGAGCCAACTGCACAATCGAATAAATATACACAGCCCTTTACCATCAATAAATCGGGAACCGTAAAAGCAGTGGTTATTCAGGATGGGAAACAGAAATCGCAGCCATTGGCAACTGATTTTATCATTCACAAAGCCATTGCCTGCAAAGTGGACCAGAAATACCCGAACAGCAAAAGCTACGAATCGACCGGAGAATATGCCTTGGTTGATGGAATCAAAGGTTCTAAAGACCACCACGATGGAAACTGGAAAGGATTTAATGGCAAAGATCTCGTTGCAACAATCGATTTGGGTCAGTCACAATCTTTCTCAAAGGTAAGTACCGGAGTGCTTCAGGATAACGGCGCCTGGATTTTTTATCCAACGCATGTTACGGTTGAGGTTTCAGAAGACGGACAGAACTTCAAAAAGCTGGGGACTGTTAAAAATAAAGTAAGTGCTAAGGACGGAGAGCGCCAAATTCAAGACCTGGTGCTAAATAAAAAAGGAAAGGGACGTTATGTTCGTGTAACGGCTGCACATTTAACAAGTTGTCCGAAAGGGCATGCCGGTGAAGGACAACCCGGCTGGTTATTTGTTGATGAAATTATTGTAGAGTAAAATATTCAACGGGCACGAACTGAAATCGTGCCCGTTTCTTTTTCTATTTCTTTTTACGGGCCACCGTAAACGTTACATGCTCTCCACCAAACAGGTCTCCCCCCGGCAAAACATCCTCGTAAAATTCAACATTTTGCCATTCGTTTTCAGGCAATAGCTTTTTCAAATCGGAATGCGCAAAAAAGTGTGTCCAAAAACGATAAACATCTACTTTTTCATCTTCATCCATAATTTGATGCTGATAAAGAATTACCTTTTCCTGGTCATACAAGAATGACTCAGATAGAGCGAGATAAGGCTCCGGTTTCCAAAATCCTCTTTCAGCAACCTCCCAGTTTTTAGGAGCTACTTTTTTAGGCAGTTCCCTGTCATTTAATACATCGAAAACAAAAGTGCCTTCAGGCTTTAGAACGCTATGAATAAAACCAAGCAACTTTGTTCTGTCTTCAGGCAGTAAAACGCCCAAATCAGTATAAATCAGCAGAACAAGATCAAAACTATGCTCCTCCAATTCTAATTCCAGGTAATTTGCTTGCAGGTAGTTTATTTCAAGTCCATCTCTTTTAGCCTTGCTTTTTGCATAATCGATTGAATTTTTAGAGAAATCAACGCCGGTAACTTTATGACCCTTTTTGGCCAGTATTGTGGAGTATAAACCGGGGCCACAACCTAAATCAAGGATCTTCAGTTTTTCTTTTCCTGACTTTTCCAGAATCCAGTCTACCGTATTTTTTATGGTTTCCGGTTTGCGACTTGCCAGGTCAAGATTTTCGTTCAGATGCACTTGCAGAAGTTGTTTCGAAATGTGTTTATCGGTCCACATAATTGCGGTTCCCGGTTCGTACAAATTGGGCTTTTGGGTATTAGTGATTAATTTATTGAGTTTCATTTTTCTTACAATTTAAAATGATTGAATGATTTGAATAATAAAAAATGCCACAAGCAGAAATCTTGCCTGTGTACTTTTCAGCTCCGAACGGAGCTTTTTCGATATGTTATCTCAATAAATGAAGTGATGCAAAGTTAAAAATTTTCGACCAATTAAAAGGTATTTCACTCAACATCACATTTCAGGGGAGAAATAAAGAAACTTTTATTGGCTAATTTTCACTCCGCAATGCACTTCTTGAAGCTTTATCAACCAAACTAAAAATTCGTTCTATCTGGTCTTTTACACGCGTTGGTTGGTGCCCCTTCACTTTTATAATTTTACAATTCAGGGAATCAAACAATTCGTAAAACTGCTTATACAAGTCGGCGTTTTTAAGCAGCGTCCCTCCTTTCGAGCAAAAATTATTTTCCTCCAATCGCGCACGGCGATCAACAAGCTTTGCAATATTTTGCGAATCAGTATAAACTAAAACCTTTATGTCATTTTTTTCAATTTCAGACAAAGCCCAAAGTAAAGTTTGTAGTTCGAGCCGGGTAGATGAAGTATTCTCAAAACGTTTTGTTTGAATACGCTGCTTTAAATTTTCGGCATCCATTTCGTTTTCATCCAGAACCAGGCATGCACCATATCCAACTTTTGATTGAACATGCACACTTCCATCGGTAAATAAATACAGCTTATCCATTTTTCAATACTACTAAAAAAAGTTAAAGCCTGGCGTTGAACCAAGCTTTAACTAACCTCAAGAAAGACCTCTACACTCTTTTATCGTTTAAGTATACTATAAAATCACACCTAGTTCAGCAATCGAGCTATAAAAACTACGACTGACTTCGCGCAAGGTGGTAATTTTAATGTAACGCACCTTATATGTTTTATCAAACATCTTCTCCTGACGTTCGTCGGAATAACCAAAACGACCATTTTCAACCGCTGTTTCCCAGTTGTTGCCATCGGCACTTACCTCGAAATTATAAGTTGCAATACGGCCATTCCATGAGTCTTGTCGCGGCAAATAGCTAAAACCTTTTAACTCCAGCGTCTCGCCCAAATCCACTTGCAAGAAGTGTGGTTGAACCAGCGTTTCATCACTCCAATCTGAATGCCATATCGTTTCAGGGTTGTTATCAATAGCCTTTTCCGGCTCGTTTCCTTCGTAGCTGCAATCGGCTGTGGCAGTCCACTTCTTTTTGCTCATTTCAAAATTACGGATTACAAGGTTGCTGTTCATTTTCCCTTTAACTTTTGCATAAACAGCTACTTTCCCGCCTTTTTTTAGCTCGAATGGTTTTTTATAAGCTTTAAATTTCTCATCATTTACCGAATAAAAAAGATCCGCATTTTCAGAACTACTTACTGAAATTTCTCCATTATTATTTTGTTCCAGAACCGGAGCCTGCGCCAATAAAAGTTCGGCTACCGGGTATTTTTCGGCGGCATACTCAAATATGTTTTTTTGCTGAAACTGCACCGGCGAATAAGTAACATCGAACCGATAAATGCCGCTTGTTGCTACATACTGAGGTAAAATCCCGGGGCCACATGTAGCAGTTCCCAAACCGGTTACTAAGGCATCGTAATTAACGGTTACAAAATCGGCTTCATCCAACTCGTTCAGGTGTCGTGCTTTTGTAATTTCGGCATCATCATACGGATAAGCACTAAAATTCATCTCATTTGTACCACTCATTAAAAATCCGATTCCTTCGCTGTTCGAAACCGAAGCCCATCGTACGCCCGATTGGTTACAATTATCTTGCGGAATAACGATATTATGGTCGTAAAGCTGTTCGGCAGTAGTTGAATAAAAATCGAATTTACCTCCACTTTTCCGATCGGGATACGTAGAAACACCACCCAAACCATACCAGCTCACTTCGTTGTACGAACGTTTCATTTTCATTTGCAAACCAACTTTTGCTACTGCAGCTATTGAATTTGGCAAATTAACTTCGCTTGAAATATTAAATGTTCCGTCGGCAAAAATATGGTACTGCATAACGGCTGAGAACTCTGAAGAAGCACTTTTTAAGGCAACGGGGAAAATCAGCACAAGACTACCATCGGCCTGATTTTTTAGCTCAGGTTTTTGAGCTGTTTGCTCCAATTGATTCAATCCGGCTCTTTCCCAAATTCGGTAACCATTGCGGTCGCGAATATCGTTTTCTGTTGGCGGGCGGAAGAAGTTTAATCGTGGCCCCTGTTTCATCATTTCTTTTCCTTTGAAAATGTACGATGAAATAATGCCTGATTCAGCATCTATTTTTAACTGGTAGTTTTCTCCCAAAACAACGTATGCTTCTTCGTTTTGCTGAACTGAGATTTCACCTTTGTTTTCAACTGTAGTATATGCAGCCGATTGTGTTGGTAACATAAATTCTTCCCAGGCTTGTTCGTGTCCGGCTTTTACCAAACCTTTTCTATTTTTGGTAACCAGCGAAAACTTCAGCACATAACTTTGTCCCGCTTTGAGTTCTGGTAATTCGGGTAACGAAATGCTAAATGATTTTTCGGCCAGTGGCTCAACATTTAAATCAGCAATCCTTCCGTGAGCAACAATTCCTTCCGCACTTTTAACCGTCCAAAACAAACTAAATTCGTTCAGGTTAGTAAAAAAGTATTTATTTCTAATGGTAAATTTTCCGGCAGTTAAATCGTCGGCTTGTATTGCAATATTCTGATAAACTTTTTTTGTTTCCCACAATTGCGGATTTGGCAAACGATCAGGATTTACCAATCCGTTCATACAAAAACTATTGTCGCTGGGTTTATTGGTTCCGTAATCACCGCCATAAGTGTAATACATTCTGCCTTTCTCATCCACTTCGCGCAATCCCTGGTCAACCCAGTCCCAAATGCAACCGCCCTGCAAGGCCGGGTACATTTCAATGGCATCCCAGTAATCCTGTAAACCGCCACAACTGTTTCCCATCGCGTGTGCGTATTCACATTGGATTAACGGACGATCAGGATTTTCTTTGGCATAATTGATCATTCCATCAATACCCATATACATTGGGCAGAAAATATCGGTGTGGTCGGCCAGACCGGCACGCTCGTACTGTACCGGACGACTTTTATCGCGTTCTTTAATCCAATTGTAATCGGCAACAAAGTTGATTCCATCGCCGGCTTCGTTTCCTAACGACCAGGTAACAATACAAGCGTGGTTTTTATCGCGTTCCACCATTCGGCGTGTACGGTCCAGGTGCATAGGTCCCCACTCGGCATGTTTGGCCAAACTTTCTTCGCCATACCCCATTCCGTGAGATTCAATATTGGCTTCATCAATTACATACAATCCATACAAATCGCAAAGCACATAAAACTCCGGATCGTCAGGATAGTGGCAGGTGCGCACGGTATTGATGTTAAATTCCTTCATCAGCTGAATATCTTTTAACATCATTTCGCGGCTAATCACATGTCCTTCATCCGGGTCATGTTCATGACGGTTCACTCCTTTTACATAAACCGCTTTTCCGTTCACCATAAACTGGCCGTTTTTAATTTCAGCAGTGCGGAATCCAATGTTTTGCAAAAGTGCTTCAACTGTATTTCCATCAGCATCTTTTAAAACGATCAGCAGTTTATACAAATTAGGTTGTTCTGCCGACCATTTTTTTGGATTATCAACATTGGCAGCAAATTCAAACATCGTGGCTTTTTCACCAACAGTCGAAGTTTCGGATAAATCAATAACTTTTTGATCTTTATCAAACGTTAAAACGCTTGCCTCAACAGTGTAAGTTCCGGCATCTGCTCCAGTATGGTTTTCCACTTCTACTTCCAGCGAAAAGATCCCGTCCTCATAATTTTCGTCTAGGCCGGCATGAACAAAAAAGTCGCGTACATGAACTTTTGGAGTGGCCTGTAAATAAACATCGCGCTCAATACCACTTATTCTCCAAAAATCCTGGCACTCCAGATAACTTCCGGTACTCCAGCGATACACTTCCAGGGCCAACGTATTTTCTCCGGGTTTTACGAATTCTGTTAAATCGAACTCGGCCGGAGTTTTTGAACCTTCGCTATACCCAACTTTTTCGCCATTTACCCAAATGTAAAACGCCGATTTTACAGCTCCAAAGTGTATAGAGATCTGGCGGCCATCCCAATTCTCGGGAATGGTAAAATTACGTCGGTAACTTCCAACCGGATTGTAACCAGATGGAATATGTGGTGGATTTGGACGTTCGTTTGCAATCATCCAAAACGGATATGTTGTATTTACATAAATGGCTGTATCAAATCCCTGGCGTTCCCAGTTAGCCGGCACTTTTATATCGGCCCAGCTACTTACATCATAATCGGTTTTGTAAAAATCAACAGGTCGGCCTTCGGGATTGGCGGCTATATTAAATTTCCAAATGCCATTTAACGACTGAAAATAAACCGACTCATTCTTAATATTGTCCCACGCCATTCGTTCACTTTCAAAAGGGAAAAAACTGGCATGCGGATCGGTACGATTAATATTAAAAACTGCAGGATCTTCCCATTCTTTGACATCCTGAGAAAAAACGGATGAGTACATTAGCACTACTAAAAATAGTAAACTTAAATTTTTTAACATGATATGTGGTTTAATTGATTTCTCCAATTACTGAGACTCATAAATTGCCGGTTTAACCTATGCGAATGCAATGTTTTTCATTCTAAATTATCGCAAATTAATGCAAACAACATCAGCCTTATAGTCACAAACGAGAACAGCTGAGAAATAAGAATTATCTGAGATACGGCAAATATATAAATCTTAAAGCGTGTAATGAATAAAATAGAACGGTGTTTTTTCAATATGTTATTTGAGGAAATGAAGTGAAACCAGGTCGAATTTTGAATTCTTAATCATAAGTCAATACGTAAAAAAATACACAAAAATATATTTAGCCATTCGTTTCATTTTCAATTAGATACTTTTTAATCCTATTATACAAAAATCCCTAATTTAATGCACCTTTTAGTGCATTCTAAATTAGCACCTTAGCTAAACATTTCTGACTTATATTCGTTTTATTTGCGACTGATTAACAAGAATCGTTTATGTATTTAGAAAAAGAAAAACCGGCAACAAAGAACCAGATATCTGCAAAAGAAGCACTTCAGGATTACTACATTGCGCGATTAAGTCGCGAGTTGAGTATAATGGGGCGCCGCGAGGTACATAACGGACGTGCACACTTTGGTATTTTTGGCGATGGAAAAGAAATTGCCCAGATTGCTTATGCCAAGAATTTCAAAAAAGGTGACTGGCGTTCGGGCTATTATCGCGATCAGACCTTTATGCTGGCACTGGGGTTACTGGAACCGGAAGAGTTTTTTGCCATGATTTACGGCGATACCGACGATGAGATGAATCCATCTACAGGAGGACGAAATTTCAATAATCACTTTAGCACAAGAAACATAAGCGATTCGGGAGAAATAAAAGATCTTGCCGATCAGTACAATTCAGCTTCCGATATTTCATCAACAGGAGGTCAGATGCCACGTTTGCTGGGGCTGGCACAAGCCAGTAAAATGGTTCGTGAACAACCCGAATTAAAAAAACGGCTGAATAACAATGTTACCGGTAACGAAGTAGCATTTGGCAGTATTGGCGATGCCAGCACAAGCGAAGGAATTTTCTTTGAAACGATAAATGCAGCCGGGGTTCTGCAGGTACCGATGGCCGTTGCAATTTACGACGATGGTTTTGGAATAAGTGTGCCGATTGAGCTGCAAACCACCAAGTCGAGTATTTCAGAAGCACTAAAAGGTTTTCAGAAAAAAGAAGACAGCAATGGCGTAAACATCTATAAATGTAAAGGCTGGAGCTATCCCGATTTGGTTGACACATTCAAAAAAGGAATCGACACCTGCCGGAAGACCCATACTCCTGTTGTATTTCATATTAACGAAGTTACTCAGCCGCAAGGGCATTCTACTTCAGGCTCGCACGAACGATACAAAACAAAAGAGCGTCTGGCGTGGGAAAAAGAATACGACGGCGTTAACCAAATGCGAAAATGGATGCTCGAATCAGGAATTGCCGACGAAGAGATGTTGGCTGAGATTGAAAAATCAGCACAAAAACGAGCAAAAGAAGCCCGCAAGAACGCGTGGAATAATTATACCGAAGGTTATCAGAATGAACGAACTGAGTTGATCAAAATTCTGAAAAGAATTGATAAGCGAAGTGAACTGCAGAGTTTACGACGCTTTGAAAAGGTCACAGATAAAATTTTTCCAACACGGCGATCGCATGTCAGTTTTGCCAAAAGGCTGAAACTCGAACTTCATACCATGCCGGAGTTGGAAGATGAACGCAATATTCTGAAAGACTGGATCAGTCGTTTTGAAGAACGTACCGCCGGATTTTATAACGGAGAATTGCACCGAACCGGACCGGACGCTGCGCTAAATGTAAAAGCAGTTGCTGCAGAATACGATGAGAACTCTACCGACGTAAACGGATCGGTGGTGGTAAATAAAAACTTTGATGCCCTGTTTAGCAAATACCCCAACCTGGTAACTTTTGGTGAAGACACCGGAAAACTGGGAGATGTAAACCAGGGGATGAAAGGTATGCAGGAAAAATACGGCAAAGTTCGTGTTGACGATGCCGGTATTCGCGAAGCAACAATCATCGGACAAGGAATTGGTTTGGCGATGCGTGGTTTCCGCCCGATTGCCGAAATTCAATACCTCGACTACCTGATTTATGCACAGTCGCAGTTAAGCGACGATTTGGCCACTTTGCAATACCGCACCAAAGGCCGCCAGGCTGCACCGTTGATTGTGCGTACGCGTGGTCACCAGCTACAGGGAATCTGGCATGCCGGATCGCCAATGCAAATGCTACTGGGATCGATGCGTGGCATGTACCTCTGTGTTCCCCGTAACCTGACACAAGCTGCAGGGTTCTACAATACCTTATTAGAAGGTAACGACCCGGCACTGGTTATTGAGCCGCTAAAAGGTTATAACGTTAAGGAAAAACTTCCGGCCAACCATGGCGAATACAAAGTGCCGCTTGGCGTACCGGAAATTATGCAGGAAGGAACAGACGTTACCGTTGTTACTTATGCGTGGAACGTGCACCATGCAGTAAAAGCAGCAAAACTTTTGCAGGACTTTAAAGGTATTTCCATTGAGGTGATCGATGTACAAACGTTAATGCCTTTTGATGTAAATCACATCATTTTGCAATCCATCAAAAAAACTGGTAAAGTAATTTTTATGGACGAAGATGTGCCCGGTGGAGGTACGGCATACATGATGCAAAAAGTAATCGAGGAACAAAAAGCATTTGATTATTTAGACACCGCGCCACGAACACTTTCAGCACAGGAACACCGCCCTGCTTATGGTATCGACGGCGAATATTTCTCAAAACCAAACGTAGAATTGCTTTTCAAAAACGTGTATGAAATGATGCGCGAAGTGGAACCTGATCGTTTTCCGGAATTATAACTTTTTCAGAATAATTTTCTGGTTATCGGCATCGTGTATCTTTTTCATGTATTCAACAAAAGCAGCATATTTTTCGGGCTGAAAAGTACCGGCATTGATCTCATTTTTTCGAACATAAGAGATCGTACGCCCATCAGCTTCCAAAGAATACTGATAACTTCCAAAGTCAGATGTAATATCGATTCCTAACGGAAGATATTCTATTTCGTATCCTTCGGGC
It contains:
- a CDS encoding tagaturonate epimerase family protein, with the translated sequence MQLGKYSFGVGDRFNHEGEAQLRALIKANKKGIAVTPVWNKSNREHDIVHSEPSGTRIEADAAVKALAWENSYYVDADHINLGNVDRFIEPSNFFTLDVAMYIGTEASVEDVAAFKETCKLLGDEVTIPGIEESIQVTKELLEEVASKYLAAVKEAGKIYRHIEAVKGKGNFVTEVSMDEVEAPQTPVDMFFILKMIANENIPAQTIAPKFTGRFNKGVDYVGDVEQFAKEFEQDVLVIDYAVKEFGLPHDLKLSVHSGSDKFTIYPIMADIIKKYDKGIHVKTAGTTWLEEVIGLAISGDEGLAAAKEIYTEALDRKEELCGPYADVIDIDDSKLPSAEEVAGWTGEKFGNTLRHIPGHADYNPNFRQLIHVGYKVAAEMGERYTGLLEKYADVVGACVEENIYDRHLKRLFDL
- a CDS encoding family 20 glycosylhydrolase yields the protein MKRLTIILAAMLISLGIFAQPADIIPKPVSVIKKEGTFEFTENTKVLFNASNQTEKEFASLAKDLFKSATGTTPEFVAPTAQKEGNILIQLNNPLDTKIGNEGYTLSIQNDRVFLNANTTAGLFYGMQSIWQLLTANNGTALPCMDITDYPRFGWRGLHLDVSRHFMSVEFIYKYIDYIALHKMNVFHWHLVDDQGWRIEIKKYPKLTEVGAWRADREDLDWNSRKEPVKDNEPKHGGFYSQEDVKAIVEYARKKHVTVIPEIEMPAHVMSALAAYPEFSCTGEYKPVPPGGVWPITHIFCAGKEETFNFLEDVLSEVMELFPSTYIHIGGDEATKTEWEKCELCQKRMSDEGLKDEHELQAYFIKRIEKFLNKNGRHLIGWDEILEGGLDPTATIMSWRGADPGIKAAKAGHDVVMSPTSHCYFDYYQGDPSLEPKAFGGNITLKKVYNFEPVPAELSAEEAKHIIGAQANIWTEYMPNGRHVEYMIMPRMSALSEVLWSPKDAKDWGDFSKRMESQYKRFDKLGVNYATSAFQVSAMPELDPEHKAIKVSLSTDAWEPDIYYTSDGSEPTAQSNKYTQPFTINKSGTVKAVVIQDGKQKSQPLATDFIIHKAIACKVDQKYPNSKSYESTGEYALVDGIKGSKDHHDGNWKGFNGKDLVATIDLGQSQSFSKVSTGVLQDNGAWIFYPTHVTVEVSEDGQNFKKLGTVKNKVSAKDGERQIQDLVLNKKGKGRYVRVTAAHLTSCPKGHAGEGQPGWLFVDEIIVE
- a CDS encoding class I SAM-dependent methyltransferase, with protein sequence MKLNKLITNTQKPNLYEPGTAIMWTDKHISKQLLQVHLNENLDLASRKPETIKNTVDWILEKSGKEKLKILDLGCGPGLYSTILAKKGHKVTGVDFSKNSIDYAKSKAKRDGLEINYLQANYLELELEEHSFDLVLLIYTDLGVLLPEDRTKLLGFIHSVLKPEGTFVFDVLNDRELPKKVAPKNWEVAERGFWKPEPYLALSESFLYDQEKVILYQHQIMDEDEKVDVYRFWTHFFAHSDLKKLLPENEWQNVEFYEDVLPGGDLFGGEHVTFTVARKKK
- a CDS encoding RNase H family protein, with protein sequence MDKLYLFTDGSVHVQSKVGYGACLVLDENEMDAENLKQRIQTKRFENTSSTRLELQTLLWALSEIEKNDIKVLVYTDSQNIAKLVDRRARLEENNFCSKGGTLLKNADLYKQFYELFDSLNCKIIKVKGHQPTRVKDQIERIFSLVDKASRSALRSEN
- a CDS encoding glycoside hydrolase family 2 TIM barrel-domain containing protein encodes the protein MLKNLSLLFLVVLMYSSVFSQDVKEWEDPAVFNINRTDPHASFFPFESERMAWDNIKNESVYFQSLNGIWKFNIAANPEGRPVDFYKTDYDVSSWADIKVPANWERQGFDTAIYVNTTYPFWMIANERPNPPHIPSGYNPVGSYRRNFTIPENWDGRQISIHFGAVKSAFYIWVNGEKVGYSEGSKTPAEFDLTEFVKPGENTLALEVYRWSTGSYLECQDFWRISGIERDVYLQATPKVHVRDFFVHAGLDENYEDGIFSLEVEVENHTGADAGTYTVEASVLTFDKDQKVIDLSETSTVGEKATMFEFAANVDNPKKWSAEQPNLYKLLIVLKDADGNTVEALLQNIGFRTAEIKNGQFMVNGKAVYVKGVNRHEHDPDEGHVISREMMLKDIQLMKEFNINTVRTCHYPDDPEFYVLCDLYGLYVIDEANIESHGMGYGEESLAKHAEWGPMHLDRTRRMVERDKNHACIVTWSLGNEAGDGINFVADYNWIKERDKSRPVQYERAGLADHTDIFCPMYMGIDGMINYAKENPDRPLIQCEYAHAMGNSCGGLQDYWDAIEMYPALQGGCIWDWVDQGLREVDEKGRMYYTYGGDYGTNKPSDNSFCMNGLVNPDRLPNPQLWETKKVYQNIAIQADDLTAGKFTIRNKYFFTNLNEFSLFWTVKSAEGIVAHGRIADLNVEPLAEKSFSISLPELPELKAGQSYVLKFSLVTKNRKGLVKAGHEQAWEEFMLPTQSAAYTTVENKGEISVQQNEEAYVVLGENYQLKIDAESGIISSYIFKGKEMMKQGPRLNFFRPPTENDIRDRNGYRIWERAGLNQLEQTAQKPELKNQADGSLVLIFPVALKSASSEFSAVMQYHIFADGTFNISSEVNLPNSIAAVAKVGLQMKMKRSYNEVSWYGLGGVSTYPDRKSGGKFDFYSTTAEQLYDHNIVIPQDNCNQSGVRWASVSNSEGIGFLMSGTNEMNFSAYPYDDAEITKARHLNELDEADFVTVNYDALVTGLGTATCGPGILPQYVATSGIYRFDVTYSPVQFQQKNIFEYAAEKYPVAELLLAQAPVLEQNNNGEISVSSSENADLFYSVNDEKFKAYKKPFELKKGGKVAVYAKVKGKMNSNLVIRNFEMSKKKWTATADCSYEGNEPEKAIDNNPETIWHSDWSDETLVQPHFLQVDLGETLELKGFSYLPRQDSWNGRIATYNFEVSADGNNWETAVENGRFGYSDERQEKMFDKTYKVRYIKITTLREVSRSFYSSIAELGVIL